In Ciconia boyciana chromosome 3, ASM3463844v1, whole genome shotgun sequence, a genomic segment contains:
- the FAM167A gene encoding protein FAM167A, with protein MSLPKIQIEEALDSTDAGSGGAAPPDDHLRSLKALTEKLRLETRRPSYLEWKAKLEEQAWKSPQPAGEEEEEEVTEAKKATGETVPLRKVQLHLNGTPAQDKVTLTSGRIGGFESIDEALTWLRKELAEMRLQDQQLARQLMRLRSDINKLKIEQTCHLHQRMLNDATYELEERDELSDLFCDFPLVSSFSLSTPLKLIGVTKMNINSRRFSLC; from the exons ATGTCTCTACCCAAAATCCAAATAGAAGAGGCACTGGACAGCACAGATGCTGGCTCTggaggtgctgctcctcctgaTGACCACCTGAGGAGCCTCAAGGCATTGACAGAGAAGCTGAGACTGGAGACCAGGCGCCCATCCTACTTGGAGTGGAAGGCGAAGCTGGAGGAGCAGGCATGGAAAAGCCCCCAGccggcaggagaggaggaggaggaggaggtgaccGAGGCCAAAAAGGCCACAGGGGAGACTGTCCCCTTGAGGAAGGTGCAGCTGCATCTCAATGGGACCCCTGCCCAGGACAAGGTGACTCTTACCTCAGGGAGAATAGGTGGCTTTGAGAGCATCGACGAAGCTTTGACGTGGCTCAGGAAGGAACTG GCAGAAATGCGCCTGCAGGACCAGCAGCTGGCGAGGCAGCTCATGCGCCTTCGCAGCGACATCAACAAGCTGAAGATCGAGCAGACCTGCCACCTGCACCAGCGCATGCTCAACGATGCCACGTAcgagctggaggagagggatgaGCTCTCCGACCTCTTCTGCGACTTCCCCCTCGTGagctccttcagcctctccaCGCCACTCAAGCTCATTGGGGTCACCAAGATGAACATCAACTCCCGCCGGTTCTCGCTGTGCTGa